A genome region from Amblyraja radiata isolate CabotCenter1 chromosome 32, sAmbRad1.1.pri, whole genome shotgun sequence includes the following:
- the LOC116990714 gene encoding gastrula zinc finger protein XlCGF8.2DB-like — YECDVCGKAWKKPSRLEIHRRVHTGEKPYGCSTCGKSFTQLSGLREHRRVHSSERPFTCSDCGKGFKWSPDLKKHMRLHTGERPYTCSNCGKGFTHSSSLLLHQRTHTGKRPYTCAQCGKGFTQSNSLLVHQRTHTGERPYTCAQCGKRFIDSSNLLKHQRTHTGERPYTCAQCGKAFTQSGTLLEHQRTHTGERPYTCTQCGKGFTNSYKLLSHQRIHAGDRPVPSPVCVERFAMASHDLSHQRMHTRGQPYDCLYCGEGFDSLRELRQHRRTHAGKQLLPL; from the coding sequence tatgagtgtgacgtgtgtggcaaggcctggaagAAGCCGAGCcggctggagatccaccggcgggtgcacacgggcgagaagccctatggctgctccacctgcggcaagagctttacccagttgtcggggctgcgggagcaccggcgggtgcacagcagtgagcggcccttcacctgctccgactgcggcaaaggcttcaagtggtCGCCGGACCTGAAGAAGCACATGCGCCTGCACACCGGTGAGCGTCCCTACACATGCAgcaactgcggcaagggcttcacccactccagcagcctgctgttgcaccagcgcacccacactggcaagcgtccctacacctgtgcccagtgcggcaagggcttcacccaatccaacagcctgctggtgcaccagcgcacgcacaccggcgagcgtccctacacctgtgcaCAGTGCGGCAAGAGATTCATCGACTCCtccaacctgctgaagcaccagcgcacccacaccggtgagcgcccctacacctgcgcccaatgcggcaaggccttcacccagtccggcaccctgctggagcaccagcgcacccacaccggcgagcgtccctatacctgcacccagtgcggcaagggcttcaccaactcctacaagctgctgtcccaccagcggatacacgccggcgaccgtcccgtccccagcccggtgtgtgtggagcgctttgccatggcctcccacgacCTGTCTCACCAGCGCATGCACACCCGTGGCCAGCCTTACGACTGCCTGTACTGCGGTGAGGGGTTTGACAGCTTGCGggagttgcggcagcaccggcggacacACGCCGGCAAGCAACTGCTGCCACTGTGa